The Trichoderma breve strain T069 chromosome 2, whole genome shotgun sequence DNA segment CCCGGCGGCGAGAGCGTGCTCAAGCAGATTGCCGGCCAGGACGCCACCTCTGCCTTCTACAACCTCCACCGCCACGAGGTGCTCTCGCGCTACGCCGACCTCGCCATCGGCACCGTCCAGGGCGAGAAGCCCGAGGTCATCACACCCCAGCCCGGCGACCTCAGCCCCGTCCCCTACGCCGAGCCGCTGTGGTTGACCCCCCACTTCAAGAGCCCCTACTTCAAGGACTCGCACCGCAAGCTGCGCCATGCCGTCCGCGTCTTCACCGAGGAGGTCATCAAGCCCGAGGCCCTCGACTGCGAGGCCACCGGCCGGACCATCAGCCAGGAGGTCATTGACAAGATGAGCCAGGCCGGCATCCTGCACATGCGCCTCGGCCCCGGCAAGCACCTCCACGGCGTCAACATGCTCAACAACGTCGTCAAGGGCGAGGAGTTTGACTACTTCCACGACCTGGTCGCCTGCCAGGAGATGTGCCGCCCCATGATGCGAGGCTTCCAGGACGGAAACATGGCCGGCATGACCATTGGCCTGACCGCCGTGCTCAACTTTGCCAAGGACgagagctggaagaagaagattgccgaCGAGGTCTTTagcggcaagaagaagctctgcCTGGCCATCACCGAGGCCTTTGCCGGCTCTGACGTTGCCGGTCTCCGCACCACCGCTGAGAAGACTCCCGATGGCAAGCACTATGTaagttgcttcttctccttaaCGAAAGCATAAGCGTTCCTAACTCGTGTGTTCCTCACAGATTGTCAACGGCACCAAGAAGTGGATCACCAACGGTGTCTTCTGCGACTACTTCGTCGTCGGTGTCCGCACCGGCAAGGCCCTCAGCGTGCTGCTGATTGAGCGCGGCCCCGGCGTTGAGACCAAGCCCATCAAGACGTCCTACTCCCCCGCCGCCGGCACCGCCTACATCACCTTTGACAACGTCAAGGTGCCCGTCGAGAACCTCCTCGGCgaggagaacaagggcaTCCACGTCATCCTCAGCAACTTCAACCACGAGCGCTGGGTCATGGCCTGCGGCTCCCTTGCCGCGCAGCGCTTCATCATCGAGGAGTGCCTGAAGTGGTCCAACCAGCGCATCGTCTTTGGCAAGTGTCTCATTGACCAGCCCGTCATTCGTCAGAAGTAAGCAATCAAAACTCGTACAtaccaaaagcaaagccatCTAACAATTCTCTCTAGGCTTGCCAAGATGATCGCCCTCGTCGAGTCCAACCAGTCCTGGCTCGAGACCATCACCTACCAAATGTGCAACATGCCCTACAAGCAGCAGGCCCAGCACCTCGCCGGCCCCATCGGCCTGCTCAAGATGAGCATCACCCGCGGCGCCCACGAAATCGCCGACGAGGCCGTCCAGATCTGGGGCGGCCGCGGCCTGACCCAGTCCGGCATGGGCAAGTACATTGAGCACTTCAACCGCACCTACAAGTTCGACGCCATCCTGGGTGGTGCCGAGGAGATTCTCGGCGACTTGGGTGTCAGGCAGGCCATGCGCAACTTCCCCAAGGCTATGCTGTAAAAACGTGTGTTTTGAAGGAAAGGGGAATGTATTGATGCTTTTTGTATAAGATATTTCTTGTTTATGGAGGTTTCATGCTATGGGGCTAGCTATATTGTACGGCGTTATTTTGATTCATGTAATTCAGGAGACAGACACCAGCCATACAAGTCTTGCATATAGACATATAAGATAGGCACTTACAAACAAAGATTAAATGTACTCCAAACACTACGCTCACCTATCAAACAAAAGCATTGATCAATTCCAATTACCACGATTCAGCCAACAACCAGCACGATGCCCCAAACAAAACGCCCCCTAAACGCTACTAAAAAAACTTCATCCACATCCCCATATCCACAATCCAAAAGCTTACCCGTTTCTAAGCGGCTTACAAAGTAGCATAATATCGCGCAATCGAAATCTATCTCAACTAAATTAAATTCACGATAGGGGGAAGAAAGAGCGTTTGATATCGTATTCGTCTGCATTGCTATATCGATAGATGTACATAGGTAAACCCACCCCAGACCAGCCGAAAACCAACACCTCCCATCCGCCCCCCTTTCCAATCAAATCGCCGTTCTTCTGATTtaacaaagaaagaagaaaatacaatgcaaagcaaacaatTGAACGCTGCCCCGCCACTTCTCTCCAGATGCAGAATAACCTCTTCAGATAACAAAAGGGGGAAAGCAAATTACAGAAAAAAATTGGAAAACTTGACGAATAAATAGTAAGAGAGAGATATCCGGGGCCTGGACCCTAGAATCTCAATATGAGAGTGGTGCTGCTACAAAATTCCGGTTGGGAAATCAGACTTTGTTCTATACCTACAATTTGGCCAAAGGGGTGGAATAAAAAGGGGGTAGGGTCCGAAAGAAGGGTATATCTGACCCCGTGATACTTTGCTCATTGTTTCGTTAAATCCCATTTCCATAAACATATGAAAAacagagaagaggagaaaatgaaatCATCCGTAGATGAAACTATCCTCTTCTGGAAATAATCCGCCTGGTGCATAACCCGCATTTGTCCGATGGGCCTCAATCAAGGCTGCTCCTGCAGTGCCCGTTTTATCTCTAGAGcttgattcttcttcttgttcaactCCCTCATAACATATTCGTACGTAAGCATTGTTACCGTCGCAGCGGGAACGGCTCGCATCATGTTTGTACCCATGCCAGCATAAAACGCTCTCCATCCTTCCTCATGGAGGATAGTCCGGAATGTATTGACGACGCCTCTATACTTGGGTCCGGTCACGGGTGGCTTGGCTCCGGGTGCTGCCATATCCACCAGGAAGGTCTCGCCCGCAACTGGTCGTCTCTGGGTTTGTAGCCTGGTTCGAATAACCTCGTGAGGATATGTTGCACTACTGGCAAGGATTTTCGATAGGATGGAAGCAGAAAGGATACCTGCCCAATGCGCCTTTTCCCCCTCCTGTACTTCGCCCATGCCTTGCCCGGTGAACGTCGTCTTCAAGAATTCATACGTAGGGAACTGAACAGCAACATGTGTCAAACCGAGAAGGGCCGGGGTGAGGCCGGAATAAAAGGAAGAAAGGCCTTCCGAGCTGTACATCTTCCTCGCTGCATCAATGGTCGATCTGTAGTGCCACTCGTGGAGAATCGGCCTTGCCGTCGGGGTATTGCCGGGGCGAGCAAAcgcatgatgatggcctctAGCTGTGTTCGGATTGCTCTGCGACATGAGACGGGTCTTGATGACCCAGATAGGGTTCGTGACAatggtgctgctggcgccAGCAATTATGGAAGACCAAAAGCTTACGATATGAGGGTTTTCTGTTCATCAATGGAGAGTCAGTCGGGTAAGGTTCAATGGCAGGAACAAAGTATGACAGTCTACCCACGCACCATTATACTGATGTAGGAATGTCTTGCTCTTGTTATAGACGGTAAACCACACTGCCCAGGTAGGGAGATATCCGAGCACAATCGGCCCCAGGCCTCGGTACAGCCCCCGAATTCCCTCCTCACGCAGGATGACCTTGGCTGTCCCTACCAGCCCATTGTACAACTTGGGGTGGCCGACATGCCGGCCCTTATCCACCAAGGTGAAGCCGCCTTGAGCCTGCAGCTTCGTCTTGATAACATCGAGAGGACAAGTCACGACGCCGGAGGTGAAGCCGCCAATGGCGCCCGACAAGGCATTGAACTGGGAATCGGAGGCGGAGAGTGTCCATCGGTGCAGCGGGGAGAGACCCCCTGCTATGGCTGACATTGGAGAATCGGCAAGACGATAGGGTGATGACGCATGATCTGCAGAGGAGGGTTGAGCTTGTTCGGGGGACTGGTCGTGAGACATAGCACCCTCGGcgaaaggaagaaggaagaagaattctAAAGTAGCAGGCTGTCGGAGCGGTGATTGTAGGTTCGCTGGCTGTTTAAGGAGGCTAGAAGTTGGCGCCGATGGCTATGAGGTCTCGTGTTGAGGattgttggtggtgatgatacAAAAATCGGCTGTTTGTTCCGGCGTTGCTGCGTCTTCCGAGAGATTGTCCCAAGCGCTGCGGATGACGTCGAGCACGCCGCTCTGCGGCTCTACCAGTGaatatgaagaaagaagaaatattAATCGTTCTCTCTCTAACCCTTCTCCTAATATGTGTGATATTCTCGAATCTGGGATCCGTTCGGTCCAGGAAAGTCCGGGTACTGCGGGGAATGCTCCCACGCGCAGTATCCGTCCTTGCCTAGCGAACGCCGCCGGCCATTGACTTGTGCAGCGTTTAGAGAGAGTCGCCCAGAGCGGCCGAGGCTGTGGGATGAATCGCACTGGTCAGGATGTGTAGAGGACGTGCGGACAGCCGCTCGGGAGGGACGAGGTCGAAGGTGGGAGGAGAGACGAgagtgggaaaagaagaagaagagagggcgAGAATTGGTGGAGTGGGAAGAAGATAGCCGGGCAGGCAATCGGCGCTGTCCACTGACTACAGAGCGCCGAAGCGGTTGAGATTTTGGGGCCTGCAGTGGGGACTGGCCCCTCCAAGCGCAGTAAGGACGGTTACCGTACAGGGCGCATGCGCTGGGGCTGGGCGTGTGCCGACTTATTCCATCGCCGGGAGTGatttgatggcaatggcttTGGTTACCTGTAAAGTACTGTGATTATGCACGAGTGCGCCACTGATTGTAATGAGGTACTGATGTGTTAATGCGTTTGAATCTTTTCAAGACCAAGAACGGATCATATCAATGTTTTGATTGACGAAATACAGGGgacaaaaaataaaagtcGCTACGTCAGAGACAAATGACGCAAGGCGAGCCAGGGACAAGACGCCGAATAAATGcgaggtacatgtacgagtacatagCAGGCTAGTATCGATCCCGATACCGAGCAGCGCGT contains these protein-coding regions:
- a CDS encoding cytochrome b5-like heme/Steroid binding domain-containing protein; translation: MAPPAKTFTREEVRNHTSEDSLWCIIDSTVYDLTEFVDAHPGGESVLKQIAGQDATSAFYNLHRHEVLSRYADLAIGTVQGEKPEVITPQPGDLSPVPYAEPLWLTPHFKSPYFKDSHRKLRHAVRVFTEEVIKPEALDCEATGRTISQEVIDKMSQAGILHMRLGPGKHLHGVNMLNNVVKGEEFDYFHDLVACQEMCRPMMRGFQDGNMAGMTIGLTAVLNFAKDESWKKKIADEVFSGKKKLCLAITEAFAGSDVAGLRTTAEKTPDGKHYIVNGTKKWITNGVFCDYFVVGVRTGKALSVLLIERGPGVETKPIKTSYSPAAGTAYITFDNVKVPVENLLGEENKGIHVILSNFNHERWVMACGSLAAQRFIIEECLKWSNQRIVFGKCLIDQPVIRQKLAKMIALVESNQSWLETITYQMCNMPYKQQAQHLAGPIGLLKMSITRGAHEIADEAVQIWGGRGLTQSGMGKYIEHFNRTYKFDAILGGAEEILGDLGVRQAMRNFPKAML
- a CDS encoding mitochondrial carrier protein domain-containing protein, whose translation is MSHDQSPEQAQPSSADHASSPYRLADSPMSAIAGGLSPLHRWTLSASDSQFNALSGAIGGFTSGVVTCPLDVIKTKLQAQGGFTLVDKGRHVGHPKLYNGLVGTAKVILREEGIRGLYRGLGPIVLGYLPTWAVWFTVYNKSKTFLHQYNENPHIVSFWSSIIAGASSTIVTNPIWVIKTRLMSQSNPNTARGHHHASTIDAARKMYSSEGLSSFYSGLTPALLGLTHVAVQFPTYEFLKTTFTGQGMGEVQEGEKAHWAGILSASILSKILASSATYPHEVIRTRLQTQRRPVAGETFLVDMAAPGAKPPVTGPKYRGVVNTFRTILHEEGWRAFYAGMGTNMMRAVPAATVTMLTYEYVMRELNKKKNQALEIKRALQEQP